From a single Candidatus Zixiibacteriota bacterium genomic region:
- a CDS encoding ABC transporter substrate-binding protein, which yields MGLQDEGVSRRKFLKWSAGAGAAALAGAIPGARVFAASKDRLTILSSIGLDSLNPYAISASPHYGIWQHMIEPLVEVNYARKEYYGVLAESWEFQGKKWVFRLRKGVRFHDGSPFTAKDVVYSVHRIRTDKRSLQASNFADVTEVQAPDDHTVVFTTREPSAVLLDRLYNRFMISKAAADKYGDQADQHPIGTGPYKFVSWQRDGNLVLTRNEDYWGRKPDIKEIVLRRVKEDAGRVAGLLAGQGDVINNVPVEELSRLENHPRVRAEKVEGLRMYFLAMNVTHKPFDNKAVRQAFNYAVDPSAIIKHVYEGNGYVMNGPLGANVIGYDPKIRRYPHDPKKARELLAAAGYGSGLEVKLYFSPDRYPKAREVCQVIADQLGKAGVKVELVSQEFVIFWGKEGVNGGKLPFYYVGRPAIDADTVFDQYYRSGVTRRVQYKNPEFDRLIDEEQKTGDPKKRVALLQQAGRILMEDVPLVPLYTLAEIYGVARNVVWRPRPDEKVLAADMRIRA from the coding sequence ATGGGTTTGCAGGACGAGGGGGTGAGTCGCAGGAAGTTCTTGAAGTGGAGCGCCGGAGCCGGGGCCGCGGCCCTGGCGGGCGCGATCCCGGGGGCCCGGGTTTTTGCGGCTTCGAAGGATCGTCTGACGATCCTCAGCAGCATCGGCCTGGACAGCCTCAATCCCTACGCCATCAGCGCCAGCCCGCACTACGGAATCTGGCAGCACATGATCGAGCCGCTGGTTGAGGTCAATTACGCGCGCAAGGAATACTACGGGGTCCTGGCCGAGTCGTGGGAATTCCAGGGGAAAAAGTGGGTCTTCCGCCTGCGCAAGGGGGTGCGCTTTCACGACGGCAGCCCGTTCACCGCCAAAGACGTCGTCTATTCCGTCCACCGGATCAGGACCGACAAGCGCAGCCTTCAGGCCTCGAACTTCGCCGATGTGACCGAGGTGCAGGCGCCCGACGACCATACCGTGGTTTTCACGACCCGAGAGCCGAGCGCCGTGCTCCTCGACCGGCTGTACAACCGTTTCATGATCAGCAAGGCCGCCGCCGACAAATACGGCGACCAGGCCGACCAGCACCCGATCGGAACCGGGCCGTACAAGTTCGTGAGCTGGCAGCGCGACGGCAACCTGGTCCTTACGCGCAACGAGGACTACTGGGGCCGCAAGCCGGACATCAAGGAGATCGTCCTGAGACGGGTGAAGGAAGACGCGGGTCGGGTTGCCGGGTTGCTCGCCGGCCAGGGGGACGTGATCAACAACGTGCCGGTCGAGGAGCTTTCGCGGCTGGAAAACCATCCCCGGGTGCGGGCCGAAAAGGTGGAAGGGCTGCGGATGTACTTCCTCGCGATGAACGTCACGCACAAGCCGTTCGACAACAAGGCGGTCCGGCAGGCGTTCAACTACGCCGTCGACCCGTCGGCGATCATCAAGCACGTATACGAAGGAAACGGCTACGTGATGAACGGTCCCCTCGGCGCCAACGTGATCGGCTACGATCCCAAGATCAGGCGCTATCCTCACGATCCAAAGAAGGCGAGGGAGCTCCTGGCCGCGGCCGGCTACGGCAGCGGGCTCGAGGTCAAGCTCTATTTCTCGCCCGACCGCTATCCGAAAGCGCGCGAGGTATGCCAGGTGATCGCCGATCAGCTCGGCAAAGCCGGGGTGAAGGTCGAGCTGGTCTCGCAGGAATTCGTGATCTTCTGGGGGAAGGAGGGCGTGAACGGCGGCAAGCTACCCTTCTACTACGTCGGACGGCCGGCGATCGACGCCGACACGGTCTTCGACCAGTATTACCGCTCCGGGGTCACCCGACGGGTCCAGTACAAGAACCCCGAGTTCGACCGGCTCATCGACGAGGAGCAGAAAACCGGAGATCCGAAAAAACGGGTGGCGCTCTTGCAGCAGGCGGGGCGGATCCTCATGGAGGACGTTCCTCTGGTGCCGCTGTACACTCTCGCCGAGATCTACGGCGTGGCGCGCAACGTCGTCTGGCGGCCGCGGCCCGACGAGAAGGTGCTCGCCGCCGACATGAGGATCCGGGCCTGA
- a CDS encoding amidohydrolase: MKLRASPHPDLILFNGKIRSLAGDGAVFEALACTGSRIVATGGSDEIRRLAGPGTREVDLRGRTAIPGLTDAHVHLSEKGTAEMELVDCRDFYTDVHTVADILERLARRAAEAPAGSWIVAHGSPMQDFRLKEKRFPDRHDLDRAVPDHPVSISFGAHITVCNTRALAAAGITGDTADPPGGAIRRDPQTGEPTGELHERAQLIVKKVAPEFNYLQLKDGIVFALGQCLERGVTTVHDIVRSGEPVRAYQEIYREGRLHARVSLLPRVIESHIGSSSLIELGLLPGFGNEWLRIGGVKMSIDGGITGRNACFYEPYEDDPHNHGIIRIEQDELNDTVRKCHEAGLRCCVHAIGDRAFDMALDAYENALRHSPRRDHRHRIEHMGNWLSTPERMQRMTRWGIIAIPNIAIGYYVGDAILDCVGEKRLTKAFPFRTLLRNGVIIAGGSDSPGYWPVDPLRDIAACVSRRMRWGEVWVPEERISVAEAFAMHTTTAAYAGFEENDKGTLDVGKLADIAVLAEDPFEIQPERIKDLKVEMTVVGGEIKYQA, encoded by the coding sequence ATGAAGCTTCGAGCTTCCCCCCATCCGGACCTGATCCTGTTCAACGGCAAAATTCGCAGTCTGGCCGGCGACGGAGCCGTCTTCGAGGCGCTCGCCTGCACCGGCTCGCGGATCGTCGCCACCGGCGGCTCCGACGAGATTCGCCGGCTCGCCGGGCCCGGCACCCGGGAGGTGGATCTCCGGGGGCGCACGGCGATTCCCGGGTTGACCGACGCGCACGTCCATCTCTCGGAAAAAGGAACCGCGGAAATGGAGCTGGTCGACTGCCGGGACTTCTACACCGACGTGCATACCGTCGCCGATATCCTGGAGCGCCTCGCGCGACGGGCGGCCGAGGCTCCCGCGGGATCGTGGATCGTGGCGCACGGGAGCCCGATGCAGGACTTTCGCTTGAAGGAGAAGCGCTTTCCGGACCGCCACGACCTCGACCGGGCCGTCCCGGATCATCCGGTCTCGATCTCCTTCGGCGCCCACATCACGGTGTGCAACACCAGGGCCCTGGCCGCTGCCGGGATCACGGGCGACACAGCCGATCCTCCCGGCGGCGCGATCCGCCGTGACCCGCAAACGGGCGAGCCGACCGGCGAGCTCCACGAGCGGGCTCAGCTGATCGTCAAGAAGGTCGCGCCCGAGTTCAACTACCTCCAGCTGAAGGACGGCATCGTGTTCGCGCTCGGCCAGTGTCTGGAACGCGGCGTGACGACCGTGCACGATATCGTGCGCTCGGGAGAGCCGGTGCGCGCCTATCAGGAGATCTACCGGGAAGGACGGTTGCACGCGCGGGTCAGCCTGCTCCCGCGCGTGATCGAGTCCCATATCGGCTCGAGCAGCCTGATCGAGCTCGGGCTGCTGCCGGGGTTCGGCAACGAATGGCTGAGAATCGGCGGGGTCAAGATGAGCATCGACGGCGGCATCACCGGCCGCAACGCCTGCTTCTACGAGCCGTACGAAGACGATCCTCACAATCACGGCATCATTCGCATCGAGCAGGATGAGCTGAACGACACCGTCCGCAAGTGCCACGAGGCGGGCTTGCGCTGTTGCGTCCACGCAATCGGCGACAGGGCCTTCGACATGGCGCTCGATGCCTACGAAAACGCTCTGCGCCACTCGCCGCGCCGGGACCACCGCCACCGGATCGAGCACATGGGCAACTGGCTGAGCACCCCTGAACGCATGCAACGGATGACGCGTTGGGGCATCATCGCCATCCCGAACATCGCCATCGGCTACTACGTCGGCGACGCGATCCTCGACTGCGTCGGCGAGAAGCGGCTCACCAAGGCATTCCCGTTCCGCACGCTGTTGCGAAACGGCGTGATCATCGCCGGCGGCTCCGACTCGCCCGGCTACTGGCCCGTGGACCCGCTCCGCGACATCGCCGCATGTGTCTCCCGCAGGATGCGCTGGGGCGAGGTCTGGGTGCCGGAGGAGCGAATCAGCGTCGCCGAGGCCTTCGCCATGCACACCACCACGGCAGCCTACGCGGGCTTCGAGGAAAACGACAAGGGAACGCTGGACGTCGGCAAGCTGGCCGATATCGCGGTCCTCGCCGAGGACCCCTTCGAAATTCAACCGGAGCGGATCAAGGACCTGAAAGTCGAGATGACGGTCGTCGGCGGCGAGATCAAGTATCAGGCTTGA